From uncultured Desulfobacter sp.:
ATCATGGAGGTCAGCGAGAATGTGGCTCAAGGTTCTTCAGCTTCCCATGAGATGGCCGGGAATATCGAGAAGGTCAAGGACAGCGCCGTCAGCCTGGCCTCTTCCAGCCACAACGTCAAGGCCAATGCCGACAAACTCTCAGAGTTTGGCGACCATTTGGCAGGACTGATGGGAAAGTTCAAAGTTTAGAAACACACCTTTTACCGCAGTCATTTTTTTAGCCGGTGTCAAGCAAATGCTTTGCTGGTGCCCGATCCAAAATAGATTGAAAAAAGGAGATTCAACATGAAAAAACAAGTAATTTGTGGTTTTTGTCTTTTATGCCTGACCGTGTTCCCTGCCTATGCCCAGGATCTTGTAATCGCCGTGGACAATGCCAATCCGCCTTTTATGTACAATGACGGCGGCAAGGCTGCCGGCTTGTACCCTGCGATGCTGACGGCCGTTTTTTCCAGAATGGATGTACCGGTCAAAGTGTCGGCCTATCCTTGGAAGCGGGTTCTTAAAATGGGAAAGGACGGTGCTGCCGGGATCGGCGGTATCTACAAGAATCAGGCTCGTCTTAAAATATTTGATTATTCCGACCCGATCTTTTCAGAGCGACTGGTTCTTTTTATCAACAAAGACAAGGAATTTAAGTATTCCGGGATAAAGGATTTGTCCGGAAAAAAGGTGGGCATTCTGCTCGGGTGGAGCTATGGGGCGGACTTTGATGAGGCCAAGAAGCAAAAGGCATTTACTGCCGATGAGGGGAAGTCTGACGAGGCTAATTTCAAAAAGCTGGCCCAGGGCTGGCTGGACTGTGTCGTGGCCATCGAATTAGCTGGACACAAACTGATCGTTCAAAAGAACCTTCAGGATAAAATAGTAATGTCCGACATCCCGGTGGCCATCAACGATACGTACCTGGTATTCGGCAAAAGTATGGATAAAAAATTACTTCTGGAACAATTCAACACTGCTTTGGCCGGGATGAAAGACGACGGTTCCTACGACGACATTGTCAAAGGGGTGGTTTCGAATTAATTCATTGGGCTTGTTGCCCCTTGATCTCTGACAATAATCTGGCCGGCTCTTTTGATGATGAAAAAGAGCCGAAAGCCTGTTGGGGTTCGAAATAATAATCGGTTCGATCATGGGTTGATAAAGGCTTTGGGTCTGCTATATGATTTTTAGGCTCAAAGCCTTACCCGGCGCAACCCATGGGCTTAAAGATGTTTTTGGACCATGGGGTCACCCATGGATATTTCCCACGAGAAGATGGGCTATGCGCTGGGTAAAGTCCAATTGAAAAGAGTTTCCCAATTTCCCAGTGGCCTCTTGCCGATTTTGCTACTATCTCAGCGTTCTGAGGGATATTGCATATGAAATATCGGGCTTTTGGGGTAACTTTTTGTCCGGTATCTCTTTCTGATATGACCATTTCGATTGTAGTAAGATTTCTCCATTTTTCACCCGTAAAGCCAATAACTATCTGAAATTCGACTATCAAGTTTTTAGTTTTTGTATA
This genomic window contains:
- a CDS encoding transporter substrate-binding domain-containing protein — translated: MKKQVICGFCLLCLTVFPAYAQDLVIAVDNANPPFMYNDGGKAAGLYPAMLTAVFSRMDVPVKVSAYPWKRVLKMGKDGAAGIGGIYKNQARLKIFDYSDPIFSERLVLFINKDKEFKYSGIKDLSGKKVGILLGWSYGADFDEAKKQKAFTADEGKSDEANFKKLAQGWLDCVVAIELAGHKLIVQKNLQDKIVMSDIPVAINDTYLVFGKSMDKKLLLEQFNTALAGMKDDGSYDDIVKGVVSN